In Hydrogenovibrio thermophilus, the following are encoded in one genomic region:
- the alr gene encoding alanine racemase: protein MTAYRPIQARIHLNALRNNLKVVKTFAPKSKVLAIIKSNGYGHGAERVARELAEADGYGVASIDEAIFLRQKGFLHPIVILEGLFSEAELDLAIQHRLEFAVHNWEQLNWLKTSHVTTPLTIWLKLDTGMHRLGFDERDMERVLTAIDRLPMSIHLNLMSHFASADTSDDFTQKQLSIFNRVAQTLNCPKSLANSAGVQRYPQSHFDWVRPGIMLYGACATDEMVPGLQPAMTLASEITSLKWIEAGETVGYGQTWRAERRSLVAVVAAGYGDGYPRCAPAGTPVLIHGQRLPMAGRVSMDMLTVDVTDMADHVALGDEVILWGQGLPVDVIAQACGTIGYELLCDVTQRVPRVEVKD, encoded by the coding sequence ATGACCGCGTACCGTCCGATTCAAGCCCGAATTCACTTAAATGCGCTTCGCAATAATCTGAAAGTGGTAAAAACCTTTGCACCGAAATCCAAGGTGCTGGCCATCATCAAATCCAACGGTTATGGACATGGCGCCGAACGTGTAGCACGCGAGTTGGCCGAGGCAGATGGTTATGGCGTGGCCTCGATTGATGAAGCGATTTTTTTGCGCCAAAAAGGTTTTTTACACCCGATTGTGATTTTGGAAGGGCTGTTTTCCGAAGCGGAACTGGACTTAGCGATTCAGCATCGGTTGGAATTCGCCGTGCACAATTGGGAGCAATTGAATTGGCTGAAAACCAGCCATGTAACCACTCCGTTAACGATCTGGTTGAAGCTGGATACCGGCATGCATCGTTTGGGTTTTGACGAGCGAGATATGGAACGGGTGTTGACTGCCATCGATCGTTTGCCGATGTCGATTCATTTGAATCTGATGTCGCATTTCGCCTCCGCGGATACGTCCGACGACTTTACCCAAAAGCAATTGAGTATTTTCAATCGCGTGGCCCAAACACTGAACTGTCCGAAAAGCCTGGCCAATTCGGCCGGTGTTCAGCGTTACCCACAAAGCCATTTCGACTGGGTGCGTCCCGGCATTATGCTGTATGGCGCTTGCGCAACCGACGAAATGGTGCCGGGCTTACAACCGGCCATGACGTTGGCATCGGAAATCACCAGTTTAAAATGGATTGAAGCGGGCGAAACCGTCGGATACGGTCAAACCTGGCGGGCGGAACGTCGCAGTCTGGTTGCGGTGGTGGCGGCCGGTTATGGCGATGGTTATCCGCGATGTGCCCCGGCCGGCACCCCCGTACTGATTCATGGGCAGCGTTTACCGATGGCGGGGCGGGTGTCGATGGATATGCTGACGGTGGATGTGACCGATATGGCCGACCATGTCGCGCTGGGCGATGAAGTGATCCTCTGGGGGCAAGGTTTACCGGTGGACGTGATTGCTCAGGCGTGCGGCACCATTGGTTATGAATTGTTGTGTGATGTGACTCAACGCGTACCGAGAGTTGAGGTGAAGGACTGA
- the dnaB gene encoding replicative DNA helicase: MTQEALFKTPPHSIESEQSVIGGLLLDNEKFSDISVVLKVEDFYTHQHQLIYGAISQLSERNKPFDLVTVIEMLESTGKLEDVGDKQYLIDLVSNTPGSVNIEFYAETVREKSILRSLIAVSNEISEASYFPQGKDIREVLDLAESRVMGIAEHGSGKQREYETMETLLNRAVSTIDERFNSDGSITGLATKLTEFDEVTSGLQNGDLIIVAGRPSMGKTTFSMNLAENVAMQGSPVAVFSMEMPGEQLVLRMISSIGKIDAERIRTGKLQQEDWPSLNKAVSMLSQTQFFIDDTPALMITDLRARARRIDKDIRDAQYKKAVEAGEESPEEKVTGLGLIVIDYLQLMRGSTNTDNRVNEISEISRGLKAIAKELNVPVIALSQLSRNLEQRPDKRPKMADLRESGAIEQDADLIIFIYRDEVYNPDTDDKGTAEIILGKHRNGALANIRLTFMGQYTKFENHAGFDVPDDPY; the protein is encoded by the coding sequence ATGACTCAAGAAGCCTTATTCAAAACTCCGCCGCACTCAATCGAATCCGAACAGTCCGTTATCGGTGGCTTGCTGTTGGACAATGAAAAATTTTCCGACATTTCCGTGGTGCTGAAAGTAGAGGATTTCTATACCCATCAACATCAATTGATTTACGGGGCGATCAGCCAGCTCAGTGAACGCAATAAGCCGTTCGATCTGGTCACAGTCATTGAAATGTTGGAATCCACCGGAAAGTTGGAAGATGTCGGTGACAAACAGTATTTGATTGACCTGGTCTCCAATACACCGGGTTCGGTGAATATCGAGTTCTACGCCGAAACCGTTCGTGAAAAGTCGATTTTACGATCGCTGATAGCGGTGTCCAATGAAATTTCCGAAGCGAGCTATTTCCCGCAGGGCAAAGACATTCGCGAAGTATTGGATTTGGCGGAATCGCGTGTCATGGGCATTGCCGAACACGGCTCCGGTAAACAACGCGAATACGAAACCATGGAAACCTTGTTGAACCGTGCGGTTAGCACCATCGACGAGCGTTTTAATTCCGATGGTTCCATTACCGGTTTGGCGACCAAGCTGACGGAATTCGATGAGGTGACATCCGGGTTGCAGAACGGCGACCTGATTATCGTGGCCGGGCGACCGTCGATGGGGAAAACTACCTTTTCGATGAACCTGGCGGAGAATGTCGCCATGCAAGGCAGTCCGGTGGCGGTTTTCAGTATGGAAATGCCAGGTGAGCAGCTGGTCTTGAGAATGATCAGTTCCATCGGCAAAATCGATGCCGAGCGCATTCGAACCGGTAAACTGCAACAGGAAGACTGGCCAAGCCTGAACAAAGCCGTCAGTATGCTGTCACAAACCCAGTTTTTCATTGATGATACACCGGCATTGATGATTACGGATCTGCGTGCCAGGGCACGCCGTATCGACAAAGACATTCGTGACGCCCAATACAAAAAAGCAGTGGAAGCCGGAGAAGAAAGTCCCGAAGAAAAGGTCACGGGGCTCGGGTTGATTGTGATCGATTATCTGCAGTTGATGCGGGGTTCCACCAATACCGATAACCGGGTCAATGAAATCTCGGAAATTTCCCGTGGCTTGAAAGCGATTGCCAAGGAATTGAATGTGCCGGTCATTGCGTTGTCTCAGTTGAGTCGTAACCTGGAACAACGTCCGGATAAGCGTCCGAAAATGGCGGATTTGCGTGAATCCGGGGCGATTGAGCAGGATGCCGATTTGATTATCTTCATCTATCGTGACGAAGTGTATAATCCGGATACCGATGACAAAGGTACGGCGGAAATCATTCTCGGCAAACACCGTAACGGTGCCTTGGCCAATATTCGCCTGACCTTTATGGGACAATACACCAAATTCGAAAATCATGCCGGCTTCGATGTGCCCGACGACCCTTATTAA
- the rplI gene encoding 50S ribosomal protein L9, which yields MNVILLEKVQNLGSLGDQVTVKSGFARNFLIPQGKAKPATKENIAEFEARRAELEKQAAEALAAAQAVYEQMNGVVVTIESVAGDEGKLFGSIGTADIADALSNAGFEVERKNVRMPEGAIRFVGTFEFDVELHSDVVASITVDVKPTEQ from the coding sequence ATGAATGTTATTTTACTTGAAAAAGTACAGAACCTAGGATCCTTGGGTGATCAGGTTACTGTTAAATCAGGTTTTGCACGTAATTTCTTGATTCCGCAAGGAAAAGCCAAGCCAGCGACCAAAGAAAACATCGCTGAGTTTGAAGCACGTCGTGCCGAGTTGGAAAAACAAGCGGCCGAAGCATTGGCAGCGGCTCAAGCGGTTTATGAACAAATGAACGGCGTTGTTGTCACGATTGAATCCGTTGCCGGTGACGAAGGGAAACTGTTCGGTTCCATCGGTACGGCGGACATTGCAGACGCTTTGTCAAATGCCGGTTTTGAAGTCGAGCGTAAAAACGTTCGCATGCCAGAAGGGGCAATCCGTTTCGTTGGTACATTTGAATTCGACGTTGAGTTGCACTCTGATGTCGTTGCATCCATTACGGTGGATGTTAAACCAACAGAGCAATAA
- a CDS encoding YybS family protein, whose amino-acid sequence MLGVANYVMKGPMQAFIAILLLSALTVWIAPLGILVGAIISLVTLRIGEIEGLKVLAAAVATTLGLTLFMSGSIWPGVVGVIEYMLPIWLLSWVLRNTSSMALSLSLNMLIVGAGVIAFHLAVGDTAAWWQQVFKEFVQPVFEQTGTPFPQAMFEDLTQVATMLLAMFVVVLWFSIVLLGRWWQSALYVPGQFRTDFYEIRLPKGIAALAVFVALVGLFTQNGLIQDLSGVLMAGLMFQGLAVAHHTVNKRQMSSMWLGGLYVLLFLFPQAVLILATIGLIDIWVDIRNRWTETE is encoded by the coding sequence ATGCTAGGTGTTGCCAACTATGTGATGAAAGGACCGATGCAGGCCTTTATCGCAATACTGTTGTTATCCGCACTGACTGTCTGGATCGCACCGCTGGGAATTCTGGTGGGCGCGATTATTTCACTGGTGACGCTCAGAATCGGTGAAATTGAAGGATTGAAAGTTTTAGCCGCTGCGGTGGCGACGACACTGGGGCTGACGCTGTTTATGTCCGGTTCGATTTGGCCGGGCGTAGTCGGCGTCATCGAGTATATGCTCCCGATTTGGCTGTTAAGCTGGGTCTTACGCAACACCAGTTCCATGGCGTTGAGTTTGAGCCTGAACATGTTGATTGTCGGAGCGGGTGTTATCGCCTTTCACCTGGCCGTCGGGGATACCGCGGCTTGGTGGCAGCAAGTGTTCAAGGAATTTGTGCAACCGGTTTTTGAGCAAACCGGAACACCGTTCCCACAAGCAATGTTTGAAGACCTGACTCAGGTCGCAACCATGTTGCTCGCCATGTTTGTGGTGGTACTGTGGTTCTCAATCGTGTTGTTGGGGCGTTGGTGGCAAAGTGCCTTGTATGTGCCGGGACAATTCCGCACCGATTTTTATGAAATTCGGTTGCCGAAAGGAATCGCCGCGCTGGCCGTCTTTGTGGCGCTGGTCGGGTTGTTTACCCAAAACGGTTTGATTCAGGATTTGTCCGGCGTATTGATGGCGGGGTTGATGTTCCAAGGCTTGGCCGTGGCGCATCACACTGTCAACAAGCGGCAGATGAGCTCAATGTGGTTGGGTGGCTTGTATGTGCTTTTGTTTCTGTTTCCGCAGGCAGTTTTAATTTTAGCAACCATCGGTTTGATAGACATTTGGGTGGATATCCGAAACCGATGGACAGAGACCGAGTAA
- the rpsR gene encoding 30S ribosomal protein S18: MARGFGRKKFCRFTVEGVKEIDYKDLDTLKSYITETGKIVPSRITGTSAKYQRQLATAIKRARYLALLPYTDQHK; the protein is encoded by the coding sequence ATGGCTAGAGGTTTTGGAAGAAAAAAATTCTGTCGTTTCACGGTAGAGGGTGTTAAAGAGATCGATTACAAAGATCTGGATACCTTGAAAAGCTACATTACTGAAACAGGTAAAATCGTTCCGAGTCGTATCACTGGAACCAGTGCTAAATACCAGCGTCAGCTAGCTACGGCTATCAAGCGCGCTCGTTACTTGGCGCTATTGCCTTATACGGATCAGCATAAGTAA
- the rpsF gene encoding 30S ribosomal protein S6: MRHYEVVFLVHPDQSEQVPAMIERYRGLIEEKGGAVHRLEDWGRRQLAYLINKVHKAHYVLMNIECDQETLDELDNLFYYNDAVLRNMFIKRKEAVTEPSVMASQKEDKRRGE; the protein is encoded by the coding sequence ATGCGTCATTATGAAGTCGTATTTTTAGTGCACCCTGATCAAAGCGAACAGGTTCCTGCAATGATTGAACGTTACCGTGGTCTGATCGAAGAGAAAGGTGGAGCCGTTCACCGTCTTGAAGACTGGGGTCGTCGTCAACTGGCTTATCTAATCAACAAAGTCCACAAAGCACACTATGTTTTGATGAACATCGAATGCGACCAGGAAACACTGGACGAGTTGGATAATTTGTTCTACTACAACGACGCGGTTTTGCGCAACATGTTCATCAAGCGTAAAGAAGCTGTTACTGAGCCGTCCGTTATGGCTTCTCAGAAAGAAGATAAGCGTAGAGGAGAGTAA
- the fldA gene encoding flavodoxin FldA: MSQVGLFYGTDTGNTERVADMIKDKIGSDLVDVHDVATASPEDFAKYDKIILGQPTWYYGELQSSWDDFWEDFKAIDFTGKTVACFGLGDQADYAEYFLDAMGMMHDIALENGATPAGYWSTDGYEFDESKAVTEDGDFFVGLAIDEDQQPEMTAERVDQWVDQVKEEMGL; the protein is encoded by the coding sequence ATGAGTCAAGTCGGCCTATTCTATGGAACGGATACAGGAAACACCGAGCGTGTTGCGGATATGATTAAAGACAAGATCGGAAGCGATCTGGTGGATGTTCATGATGTCGCCACGGCCAGTCCGGAAGATTTTGCCAAATACGATAAGATCATTCTGGGGCAACCGACTTGGTATTACGGCGAGCTGCAAAGCAGTTGGGATGATTTCTGGGAAGACTTCAAAGCCATTGATTTCACCGGCAAAACCGTGGCGTGTTTTGGCTTGGGTGACCAGGCGGATTATGCGGAGTATTTTTTGGATGCGATGGGCATGATGCATGACATCGCCTTGGAAAACGGTGCGACACCGGCTGGTTATTGGTCCACGGACGGTTATGAATTCGACGAATCCAAAGCCGTGACCGAAGACGGTGACTTCTTCGTCGGTTTGGCTATCGACGAAGATCAACAACCGGAAATGACGGCCGAACGCGTTGATCAGTGGGTTGATCAAGTCAAAGAAGAAATGGGGCTGTAA
- a CDS encoding uracil-DNA glycosylase, with translation MKKTNSDNPHIDCFQCEHFFVTWDANQPRGCKAFGFKTKQLPSVVVFESSGQPCMKFKPKRRPPPSGSGGNGWIA, from the coding sequence ATGAAGAAAACTAATTCCGACAACCCGCACATCGACTGCTTTCAATGCGAACATTTCTTTGTGACCTGGGATGCCAACCAACCGCGCGGTTGCAAAGCCTTTGGCTTCAAAACCAAACAGTTGCCGAGTGTCGTCGTTTTCGAATCGTCCGGTCAGCCCTGTATGAAATTCAAGCCCAAACGCCGCCCGCCGCCATCCGGTTCCGGAGGCAACGGTTGGATTGCATAA
- the ampD gene encoding 1,6-anhydro-N-acetylmuramyl-L-alanine amidase AmpD, with product MKSPLTLDPNSHLFQGARYIPSPNADDRPEESDLQLIVIHGISLPPGRFGGKGVEQLFTNSLNPDEDDYYKQIQSLKVSSHLFINRAGELFQFVPLNKRAWHAGVSQFEGRTACNDFSIGIELEGTDETPYTASQYETLKQVIQAMTETYPSLSLDRIRGHSDIAPGRKTDPGPYFMWEFIESLKSG from the coding sequence ATGAAAAGCCCATTAACACTTGACCCGAATAGCCATCTTTTTCAAGGCGCACGCTACATCCCAAGCCCGAATGCCGACGACCGTCCGGAAGAGTCCGATTTGCAATTGATTGTGATTCACGGCATCAGCTTACCGCCCGGTCGTTTCGGGGGGAAGGGCGTGGAACAGTTATTTACCAATTCACTGAATCCTGACGAAGATGATTACTATAAGCAAATTCAATCACTTAAAGTGTCGTCGCATTTGTTTATCAACCGCGCAGGCGAGTTGTTTCAATTCGTGCCGCTCAACAAGCGGGCGTGGCACGCCGGGGTGTCGCAGTTTGAAGGTCGCACGGCGTGTAACGACTTTTCCATCGGTATCGAGTTGGAAGGCACGGATGAAACGCCTTATACCGCATCGCAATATGAAACTTTGAAACAGGTGATTCAAGCGATGACGGAAACCTATCCGTCTCTTTCGTTGGATCGCATTCGCGGCCACAGTGATATTGCACCAGGTCGCAAGACCGATCCGGGACCTTATTTTATGTGGGAATTTATCGAGTCGCTGAAGTCGGGTTAG
- the nadC gene encoding carboxylating nicotinate-nucleotide diphosphorylase translates to MSEINYFNDLHTNVENALNEDIGDGDLSASFLPEHQMAKASVIAKEDAIVCGRPWFDEVMRQVDERIKIHWHCNEGQAATNGTLVCELTGPAAAILSGERSALNFLQTLSATATITRQYVEQLQGTQTRLLDTRKTLPGLRLAQKYAVHCGGGTNHRIGLYDAILLKENHIMAAGGIDAAVQQARQHHPGKTVEVETENLNEVKQALEAGADIIMLDNFSLTDMHEAVRMVNHQAKLEVSGNVELPHLAELATTGVDFISTGAITKHIRAIDYSMRFNLETG, encoded by the coding sequence ATGTCAGAAATAAACTATTTTAATGATTTGCACACCAACGTCGAAAACGCGCTGAACGAAGACATCGGCGACGGCGACCTCAGCGCCAGCTTCCTGCCCGAACACCAAATGGCGAAAGCCAGCGTCATTGCGAAAGAAGACGCAATCGTCTGCGGGCGCCCCTGGTTTGACGAGGTCATGCGACAGGTTGATGAACGCATTAAAATCCACTGGCATTGCAATGAAGGCCAAGCCGCCACCAACGGCACGCTTGTGTGTGAGCTCACAGGTCCGGCCGCGGCTATTTTATCCGGTGAACGCAGTGCTTTGAATTTTCTGCAAACCTTATCGGCCACCGCCACCATCACCCGTCAATACGTCGAACAACTCCAGGGCACTCAAACGCGCTTGCTGGACACCCGAAAAACTCTACCGGGCTTACGCTTAGCGCAAAAATACGCGGTTCACTGCGGCGGTGGCACCAATCATCGCATCGGCCTGTACGACGCTATTTTACTGAAAGAAAACCACATCATGGCCGCAGGCGGCATTGACGCCGCTGTTCAGCAAGCGCGCCAGCATCACCCAGGAAAAACCGTTGAAGTGGAAACCGAAAACCTCAACGAGGTCAAGCAAGCACTCGAAGCCGGCGCGGACATTATTATGCTGGATAATTTTTCGCTGACGGACATGCATGAAGCGGTTAGAATGGTAAATCATCAGGCAAAGCTGGAAGTCTCCGGCAATGTCGAACTGCCCCATTTGGCGGAGTTGGCAACAACGGGCGTTGACTTTATCTCCACAGGCGCGATCACCAAACACATTCGAGCGATTGATTACTCCATGCGCTTTAATTTAGAGACAGGTTAA
- a CDS encoding monovalent cation:proton antiporter-2 (CPA2) family protein, translating to MFDHILLNIVLLLIITVGLVSISRRLHLPAILNYILVGVIVGPFGFGLIQSEKSISFLAEFGIVFLLFSIGLEFSLTQMMSMRRMVFGFGGLQVLMTGLVVFGVSYLLGFGVETSVVIASAFALSSTAIVIKQLTEQSEIQTRHGRATVGILIFQDIMAIPLLILIPALGTAAGQSLPTELGMAFLKGAIVVVVMLFAGRYILRPLFHEVASSKSQELFTLTVLTVVLSAAAFTEEMEISMTLGAFLAGMMLGETEYRHQIEADIRPFQDILLGLFFITVGMMISPELIQTHFLTIMAITLSIMLVKTVVIFGIMRLFQKPDGVSLRTAVSLSQVGEFGLVLITLALTYELLPHQLGQILLTSAVFSMVATPFLIKYNGRIANRFCRKSYQNDFAEMESVIKEDTKFLSDHVVLLGFGRVGQITAKFLEQAHVPFVALDMDIKRVHEAQQSGEPVYFGDSAKHSIIHATNISKAKVAIITFHDYHAAIKTLKTLQDVAPELPVLVRSLDDSHINELTQAGATEVIPDTFESSIMLASHLLLMIGHPPSQVLKQTRAARRGRYNLLNGLYPGESDHVPFDHAQMGQIIQPITINESAFAVGKRLEAFPMETLDLYIKSVRRGSVRGDNPDLKTRIRVNDILIVQGLPENIDKFEHYLNTGKT from the coding sequence ATGTTTGATCACATCCTTTTAAATATCGTCTTACTGCTCATCATCACTGTCGGCCTGGTTTCGATTTCCCGACGGCTGCATTTGCCGGCCATCCTGAACTACATTCTGGTCGGGGTCATTGTCGGGCCTTTCGGTTTTGGCCTCATCCAAAGCGAAAAGAGCATCAGTTTCCTCGCCGAATTCGGCATCGTGTTTCTGCTGTTCTCAATCGGTTTGGAGTTCTCGCTGACGCAAATGATGTCCATGCGCCGGATGGTATTCGGCTTCGGCGGGTTACAGGTTCTCATGACAGGCCTGGTCGTTTTCGGCGTCTCTTATCTGTTGGGCTTTGGCGTGGAAACCAGCGTCGTGATCGCCAGTGCTTTCGCTTTGTCCTCAACCGCCATCGTCATCAAACAATTGACGGAACAGTCCGAAATCCAAACCCGGCATGGCCGCGCCACCGTCGGCATCCTGATTTTCCAGGATATCATGGCCATTCCATTATTGATTTTGATCCCCGCACTCGGCACGGCCGCCGGTCAATCGCTGCCGACCGAACTGGGCATGGCCTTTTTAAAAGGGGCCATCGTGGTTGTGGTCATGTTGTTTGCCGGGCGCTATATCCTGCGACCTTTATTCCATGAAGTCGCCTCATCAAAATCCCAAGAGCTGTTCACCTTAACGGTTCTCACCGTCGTACTGAGCGCGGCCGCCTTTACCGAAGAAATGGAAATTTCCATGACATTGGGTGCCTTCCTGGCCGGGATGATGCTCGGCGAAACCGAATACCGTCATCAGATCGAAGCCGACATCCGCCCCTTCCAGGACATTTTGCTGGGGCTGTTTTTCATCACCGTCGGAATGATGATTTCACCGGAGCTGATTCAAACCCACTTTTTAACCATTATGGCCATTACCCTTAGCATTATGCTGGTCAAAACCGTTGTTATTTTCGGTATTATGCGCCTGTTTCAAAAACCGGATGGCGTCAGCCTGCGCACGGCCGTTTCCCTGTCTCAAGTCGGCGAATTCGGTTTGGTCTTAATCACCCTGGCGCTCACTTACGAATTGCTGCCACACCAACTCGGCCAAATCTTGTTAACATCCGCCGTCTTCAGCATGGTCGCCACGCCTTTCCTCATTAAATACAACGGCCGCATCGCCAACCGTTTTTGCCGTAAAAGTTATCAAAACGACTTTGCCGAAATGGAAAGTGTCATCAAAGAAGACACCAAATTCCTGTCCGACCACGTGGTTCTGCTCGGCTTCGGTCGTGTCGGACAAATCACCGCCAAATTCCTCGAACAAGCGCATGTACCGTTTGTGGCATTGGACATGGACATCAAGCGGGTTCACGAAGCACAACAAAGTGGTGAACCGGTTTATTTCGGTGATTCCGCCAAACACAGCATCATTCACGCTACCAATATCAGCAAGGCGAAGGTCGCCATCATTACGTTCCACGACTACCACGCGGCCATCAAGACATTGAAAACCTTGCAGGATGTGGCACCGGAATTGCCGGTTTTGGTCCGTTCCCTTGACGACAGCCACATCAACGAGCTCACCCAAGCCGGTGCGACGGAAGTCATCCCGGACACCTTCGAGTCCAGCATCATGCTGGCGTCGCACCTGTTGTTGATGATTGGTCACCCGCCTAGCCAGGTTTTAAAACAAACCCGTGCCGCCCGTCGCGGTCGCTACAATCTGCTGAACGGTCTTTACCCGGGTGAATCCGATCATGTGCCGTTTGATCATGCGCAAATGGGGCAAATCATCCAACCGATTACCATCAACGAATCCGCATTTGCCGTTGGAAAGCGCCTGGAAGCCTTCCCGATGGAAACATTGGATCTTTACATCAAGTCGGTACGCCGTGGCTCGGTGCGTGGCGACAACCCGGATTTGAAGACCCGAATCCGCGTCAATGACATTTTGATTGTGCAAGGGCTGCCGGAAAACATCGACAAATTCGAACACTATTTAAATACCGGAAAAACTTAA
- the pgeF gene encoding peptidoglycan editing factor PgeF: MQIFLKNNLQFVRPQWPAPEKVRAFVTTRMGGGSQPPYDAFNLAGHVGDNPNQVAANRQALGTALNLPNEPLWLAQEHTVDAIHWQGQTYPRPPVADASWTNQSGQVCCVMTADCLPVLVTNRSGSVAAAVHAGWRGLLNGVVANAIQQLPDDPKNLLAWIGPAISSAYFEVGADVYDGFVEQNVDHAPYFIAAASHGKWYADLPGLAEFELRRLGVAEVTQSGLCSYQDEDLFYSYRRDGQTGRMATMIWLAP; the protein is encoded by the coding sequence ATGCAGATATTCCTCAAGAATAATTTGCAGTTTGTCCGACCGCAATGGCCGGCACCTGAGAAGGTTCGGGCTTTTGTCACCACGCGGATGGGTGGGGGCAGTCAACCGCCTTATGATGCATTCAATTTGGCAGGGCATGTCGGTGACAATCCGAACCAAGTGGCGGCCAATCGACAAGCGCTGGGAACGGCTTTAAATTTGCCGAACGAACCGCTTTGGTTGGCACAGGAACACACGGTGGATGCGATTCATTGGCAGGGTCAAACGTATCCTCGGCCGCCCGTGGCCGATGCCAGTTGGACAAATCAATCGGGGCAGGTGTGTTGTGTGATGACGGCAGACTGTTTGCCGGTGTTGGTCACCAATCGAAGCGGTTCAGTGGCGGCAGCGGTTCACGCCGGTTGGCGGGGGCTGTTGAACGGAGTGGTGGCGAATGCCATACAACAATTGCCCGATGATCCGAAAAATCTACTGGCTTGGATTGGGCCAGCCATCAGTTCGGCTTACTTTGAAGTCGGGGCGGATGTATATGACGGGTTTGTCGAGCAAAATGTCGATCATGCGCCGTATTTTATCGCAGCGGCGTCGCATGGAAAGTGGTATGCCGATTTACCAGGCCTGGCGGAATTTGAGTTACGGCGTTTGGGCGTGGCGGAAGTAACGCAAAGCGGACTGTGCAGTTACCAGGACGAAGACTTGTTCTATTCTTACCGTCGCGACGGGCAAACCGGTCGGATGGCGACGATGATCTGGTTGGCGCCGTAA
- the rluD gene encoding 23S rRNA pseudouridine(1911/1915/1917) synthase RluD, whose translation MSSQQLEARIPADKLGQRLDAVLAELFSDYSRSRIQDWIKAGKVALDGQLQSKPNMKVLGGEKVVLQAEIEEEIEYQAQDIPLDIVYEDADILVINKPAGLVVHPGAGNPDGTLLNALLYHDERLREVPRAGIVHRLDKETTGLMVVAKTVPAQTHLVEQLQRHAVERVYDAIVVGRMISGGTINKPIGRHPTDRKRMAVIATGGGKPAVSHYRVLERFREHTHVRVQLETGRTHQIRVHMSYLGFPLVGDPVYGGRLRIPQQMLPEFADFLRGFKRQALHAGQLSLTHPVSGKVMKWKAPMPDDMLALIDVLRDDMDDFHAMQDDLGYDDYDYDDGVEVEWVTDADIPQE comes from the coding sequence TTGAGCAGTCAACAATTGGAAGCACGCATTCCGGCCGACAAGTTGGGGCAACGCCTCGATGCGGTTTTGGCCGAGTTGTTTTCGGATTATTCACGCAGTCGCATTCAGGACTGGATCAAGGCGGGGAAGGTCGCACTGGACGGTCAGCTCCAAAGCAAGCCCAATATGAAGGTGCTGGGCGGCGAAAAGGTTGTTCTTCAGGCGGAAATCGAAGAAGAAATCGAGTATCAGGCGCAAGACATTCCACTGGACATTGTCTATGAGGATGCGGACATTCTGGTCATCAACAAACCGGCCGGTTTGGTTGTGCATCCGGGGGCCGGGAACCCGGACGGAACCTTGCTGAATGCGTTGCTGTACCACGACGAGCGTTTGCGTGAAGTACCCCGCGCGGGGATTGTGCACCGCTTGGACAAAGAAACCACCGGTTTGATGGTGGTGGCGAAAACGGTGCCGGCACAGACCCATTTGGTCGAACAGTTGCAGCGTCATGCGGTGGAGCGTGTCTACGATGCCATTGTGGTCGGACGCATGATTTCCGGCGGCACCATTAATAAACCGATTGGGCGTCACCCGACCGACCGTAAGCGTATGGCGGTGATTGCCACCGGCGGTGGTAAACCGGCCGTATCGCATTATCGGGTTTTGGAGCGGTTCCGGGAGCATACGCATGTGCGGGTGCAACTTGAAACCGGTCGGACGCATCAGATTCGGGTGCATATGTCGTACCTTGGGTTCCCGCTGGTTGGCGACCCGGTCTATGGCGGGCGTTTACGGATTCCACAGCAGATGTTGCCGGAATTTGCCGACTTCTTGCGCGGTTTTAAACGTCAGGCGTTGCATGCCGGTCAATTGAGTCTGACGCACCCTGTCAGCGGAAAAGTCATGAAATGGAAGGCACCGATGCCGGACGACATGTTGGCGTTGATTGATGTATTGCGTGACGATATGGATGATTTCCACGCCATGCAGGACGATTTGGGTTACGACGACTACGATTATGATGACGGCGTCGAAGTGGAATGGGTCACCGATGCAGATATTCCTCAAGAATAA